CAGGCTGTACTGGCCTTGGTCGTTGCGCAGCACGGAGAAACGGTATTGTTCGTCGTCGAACGGGTTCACATAGTCTTGGCTCATGAGTCTTATTCCTGTTGTATCGTTGTGTCGTTGAGTAGCCGCGCGAGGCCGTCCAGCAGCCCGTCGCGCCAGCAGATCCAGTCGTGCCCGCCGCGCACTTCGCGATACCGCACCGTGTGTCCTTCGTCTTCCAGCGCGGCGGCCATGGCGCGGTTCACGCCCGTCATCTCGGTTTCGTAGCAGCCAGCTTCCAGCACGGCGCGGATCGGCGTACCGCGCCCCAGGCCGGCCCGCACCTGCGCGGCCAGCCAGCCGTCGCCTTCGGTCCGGTCCGGGTCGGGCCACCAGAACGAGCCGGACTGGCTCAGCACGCAGCCGAAGCAGTCCGGCCAGCGCAGCCCCGCGTACAGCGCGGAAAGGCCGCCGTAGCTCTGGCCCGCGACCACGGTACGGCGCGGCTCGAGCGGATACGGATAGACCTGCGGCAGCAGTTCGTCGCGCAGCGCCAGCCAGAAGTCCTCGTTGCACGGCAGTTCCTTGCCGCGCAATGCCGGGCTGACGGCATCCACCAGCACGTAGATGGCCGGCGGCAGCACGCCCTCCCCGGTCAGCCGGCGCAGCGCGCCGGCGATGGGCATCTGGCGCGCCCAGTATTGCCCGTCCAGCAGCAGTACCAGCGCGGGCGCGACGTCGTTCGGGCCGGTGCGCAGGCACCACACGTCA
This is a stretch of genomic DNA from Pseudoduganella chitinolytica. It encodes these proteins:
- the fes gene encoding enterochelin esterase, with amino-acid sequence MNTLHLLDRPDLGSAAWWQDVAAVGTPLRRTRADGDVELAFLWRGDDCAAVCIDVYSHTPHPVAQRTQLERIGTTDAWLWRTALPADWRGSYFLLPLRPGQEAPAERPAIRRWWIDLMERQGSADPFNPLPAHGTGWGVPLSPLLLAQAPVHEGWRTAPDADGLTVRRWHSGRLDTARDVWCLRTGPNDVAPALVLLLDGQYWARQMPIAGALRRLTGEGVLPPAIYVLVDAVSPALRGKELPCNEDFWLALRDELLPQVYPYPLEPRRTVVAGQSYGGLSALYAGLRWPDCFGCVLSQSGSFWWPDPDRTEGDGWLAAQVRAGLGRGTPIRAVLEAGCYETEMTGVNRAMAAALEDEGHTVRYREVRGGHDWICWRDGLLDGLARLLNDTTIQQE